In Gammaproteobacteria bacterium, a single window of DNA contains:
- a CDS encoding cbb3-type cytochrome c oxidase subunit I, whose translation MAAAMAWALFGMAAGVYLAAELVWPALNADLPWLTFGRLRTVHTTAVIFGFGGSALIATSFYSVQRTCHCTLFAPGVAWFVFIGW comes from the coding sequence ATCGCCGCGGCGATGGCGTGGGCGCTGTTCGGCATGGCCGCCGGCGTTTATCTGGCCGCCGAGTTGGTGTGGCCGGCCCTGAACGCCGACCTGCCGTGGCTGACCTTCGGGCGTTTGCGTACCGTGCACACGACCGCCGTCATCTTCGGCTTCGGCGGCTCGGCGCTGATTGCCACCTCGTTCTACAGCGTGCAGCGCACCTGCCACTGCACATTGTTCGCGCCCGGCGTTGCGTGGTTTGTGTTCATCGGCTGGCA
- a CDS encoding Yip1 family protein: protein MAASFPLTLAPQVLFRPQSVFTRIAERRPGAAAVFFQYALWLGLAPPVSAFFGTRMFGWLAGGEPLALPAALALQVSIAYYAALLAGFVFAGLFLRWMLPTYRDAGANSDAGACFALVAVAGTPLMAGGIAHLYPSLVLNILVFTAAFLWSALLLYRGVPVAFAMDAERGMLLASSMIAALLVMVAGFLGVIVVLWVNGFGPPLGI, encoded by the coding sequence ATGGCCGCCTCCTTCCCCCTCACCCTCGCGCCGCAGGTTCTGTTTCGCCCGCAGTCGGTTTTCACCCGCATCGCCGAGCGCCGGCCCGGCGCGGCGGCGGTGTTTTTTCAATACGCATTGTGGCTGGGGCTGGCGCCGCCGGTCAGCGCGTTTTTCGGCACGCGCATGTTCGGCTGGCTGGCCGGCGGCGAGCCGCTGGCGCTGCCGGCGGCGCTGGCGTTGCAGGTCAGCATTGCCTATTACGCGGCGCTGCTGGCCGGGTTTGTGTTCGCCGGTTTGTTCCTGCGCTGGATGCTGCCGACCTACCGCGACGCCGGCGCCAACTCCGATGCCGGCGCCTGTTTTGCGCTGGTGGCGGTGGCCGGCACGCCGCTGATGGCCGGCGGCATCGCGCATCTGTACCCGTCGCTGGTGCTGAACATTCTGGTTTTCACCGCGGCCTTTCTGTGGAGTGCGCTGCTGCTCTACCGCGGCGTGCCGGTGGCGTTTGCGATGGACGCCGAGCGCGGCATGTTGCTGGCCTCGTCCATGATTGCCGCGCTGCTGGTCATGGTGGCCGGGTTTCTCGGCGTCATCGTCGTTTTGTGGGTCAACGGCTTCGGTCCGCCGCTCGGCATCTGA
- a CDS encoding c-type cytochrome has product MEDQEFINNFSAVLAAVVAIVVFIFILAIGLSSKDETMDMAMEKRTKERIAPISRVNVGEVAAVAMTPAADAMAEATPEQIYQSACNACHAAGVLEAPRLEDRAAWQTRYAQGLEVLYQSVINGKGNMPAKGGRIDLSDDAIRKTVDYMLEAAGLVP; this is encoded by the coding sequence ATGGAAGACCAGGAATTTATCAACAACTTCTCGGCGGTGCTGGCGGCGGTTGTGGCGATTGTCGTTTTCATCTTTATTCTGGCCATCGGGCTGTCGTCAAAAGACGAGACGATGGACATGGCGATGGAAAAACGCACGAAAGAGCGCATCGCGCCCATCAGCCGCGTCAATGTCGGCGAGGTGGCCGCCGTTGCAATGACGCCCGCCGCCGACGCGATGGCCGAGGCGACGCCGGAGCAGATTTACCAGTCCGCCTGCAACGCCTGCCACGCCGCCGGCGTCCTTGAGGCGCCGCGCCTGGAAGACCGGGCCGCATGGCAAACCCGCTACGCGCAGGGCCTTGAGGTGCTCTACCAGTCGGTCATCAACGGCAAGGGCAACATGCCGGCCAAGGGCGGGCGCATTGACCTGTCGGACGACGCCATCCGGAAAACCGTGGACTACATGCTGGAGGCGGCGGGCCTCGTTCCCTGA
- a CDS encoding DUF2244 domain-containing protein: MENPAQNTSQFVIRPNLSLSRRGNQLFFLTLFCVSFLIAAAFAWFGLWMILPFAGLEMLCLGAALYYCVRRLSRRETVVVDGDEVRVSVGHEKPEKSCTFKRAWASVVMAPPRFQGEPKSLWIRSHGRQVEIGSFLSENDKWNLARALERAIAG; the protein is encoded by the coding sequence ATGGAAAACCCGGCACAAAACACCTCGCAGTTTGTCATCCGCCCCAACCTTTCGTTGTCGCGGCGCGGGAATCAGTTGTTTTTTCTTACGCTGTTTTGCGTTTCCTTTCTGATTGCCGCCGCGTTCGCGTGGTTCGGGCTGTGGATGATACTGCCGTTCGCTGGCCTTGAAATGCTTTGTCTGGGCGCGGCGCTTTATTATTGTGTGCGGCGCCTGTCGCGGCGCGAGACGGTGGTCGTGGATGGCGACGAGGTGCGGGTCAGCGTCGGCCATGAAAAGCCCGAAAAGAGCTGCACTTTCAAGCGGGCGTGGGCGAGCGTGGTGATGGCGCCGCCGCGTTTTCAGGGCGAGCCGAAATCCCTGTGGATACGCTCGCACGGGCGGCAGGTTGAGATTGGCTCTTTTCTGAGCGAAAATGACAAGTGGAATCTGGCCAGGGCGCTTGAGCGCGCCATCGCCGGTTAG